A single Inediibacterium massiliense DNA region contains:
- a CDS encoding ECF transporter S component codes for MNKINIRQLTMTGLMAALVLVGTMLIQVPTPTKGYIHIGDSMVYLSGILLGPVLGSIAAAIGSLFADVFSSYFVYAPATFVIKGLDALIVGYMYHKLVGEDDGVSKKIVVFALSVALGSIVMVGGYYLFESILYGFKGAVAGVVGNITQGIGGGILAAPLMIALDKVKFFQKLKIHYNK; via the coding sequence ATGAATAAAATAAATATAAGACAATTGACAATGACAGGATTAATGGCTGCGTTGGTTTTAGTAGGTACTATGCTTATTCAGGTACCAACTCCTACAAAAGGATATATTCACATTGGGGATAGTATGGTATATCTTAGTGGTATATTATTAGGACCCGTTTTAGGAAGTATTGCTGCTGCTATTGGTTCTTTATTTGCAGATGTATTTTCTTCTTATTTTGTATATGCACCTGCAACTTTTGTGATTAAAGGATTAGATGCTTTAATAGTGGGTTATATGTATCATAAACTAGTAGGAGAAGATGATGGAGTATCTAAAAAAATAGTAGTTTTTGCTTTATCAGTTGCTTTAGGATCTATAGTGATGGTTGGCGGATATTATTTATTTGAAAGTATATTATATGGATTTAAAGGAGCAGTAGCAGGTGTTGTAGGAAATATTACTCAGGGAATTGGGGGAGGAATTCTTGCAGCTCCTCTTATGATTGCATTAGATAAAGTGAAATTTTTTCAAAAACTAAAAATACATTATAATAAATAA
- a CDS encoding tetratricopeptide repeat protein has protein sequence MRTLNIFFPTQSLRDYYMKKIFHLKEKMYEQNISIWGVKSIQFQKQYRKIPGYWVKIKLNDEPKGEIIKDHIYKSIPCFWIADQLFFPKTFISQKEMEQMWIQKYRLKKAIFDSDAWKIFFEEGKKHLQAGRIDIAKAAFLCIYKNNPFFLKKYKRYYVFEDLAYYYEAKGELHESIRCLKIQQKLQPDSSEAYLNMSNFLLLHGLYEEGIQICIKALEVNPEDGHLVNNLIVAYMHCGYFDSAVLYLEERIEKYPTDPLNWKLIGDILFQIGKDKAAIVCYDKALSLDVEDLWGMKDDMYYSLAIAHQETSNYQKAIEYYEKFIKENEMDMVILMNLTKLYGKDLKQYDKALYYGKNMVENYPENGYGHHNLGLVYLSIGEFEKAKWHLYKAKQILPNYLPVYEAISKLKKETIK, from the coding sequence TTGCGGACATTGAATATTTTCTTTCCTACGCAAAGTTTAAGAGACTATTATATGAAAAAGATTTTTCATTTAAAAGAAAAAATGTATGAGCAAAATATATCTATTTGGGGAGTAAAAAGTATTCAATTTCAGAAACAATATAGAAAAATTCCTGGGTATTGGGTAAAAATAAAACTAAATGATGAACCAAAGGGAGAAATTATTAAGGATCATATTTATAAAAGTATTCCATGCTTTTGGATAGCAGATCAATTGTTTTTTCCTAAAACATTTATTTCTCAAAAAGAAATGGAGCAAATGTGGATTCAAAAATATAGACTAAAAAAAGCAATATTTGATTCAGATGCATGGAAAATTTTTTTTGAAGAAGGCAAGAAGCATTTACAAGCAGGAAGAATTGATATTGCAAAAGCCGCTTTTTTATGTATATATAAAAATAATCCGTTTTTTCTAAAAAAATATAAAAGATACTATGTATTTGAAGATTTAGCATATTATTACGAAGCAAAAGGAGAACTGCATGAAAGTATTCGTTGCTTAAAAATTCAACAGAAGTTGCAGCCAGATTCATCTGAAGCTTATTTAAATATGAGTAATTTTTTACTTTTGCATGGATTATATGAAGAAGGAATTCAGATATGTATAAAAGCATTAGAAGTCAATCCTGAAGATGGCCATTTAGTGAATAATTTAATTGTTGCATATATGCATTGTGGATATTTTGATAGTGCAGTTTTATATCTAGAAGAGCGTATTGAAAAATACCCAACTGATCCATTGAATTGGAAGTTGATAGGAGATATTTTGTTTCAAATTGGAAAAGATAAGGCGGCTATTGTATGCTATGATAAGGCTCTAAGTTTAGATGTAGAGGATTTGTGGGGTATGAAGGATGATATGTATTATAGTTTAGCCATTGCTCATCAAGAAACTTCAAATTATCAAAAGGCAATTGAGTATTATGAAAAGTTTATAAAAGAAAATGAAATGGATATGGTTATTTTAATGAATTTAACGAAATTATATGGGAAAGATTTAAAACAATATGATAAAGCTTTATATTATGGAAAAAATATGGTAGAAAACTATCCTGAAAATGGATATGGTCACCATAATTTAGGACTGGTGTATTTAAGTATAGGAGAGTTTGAAAAAGCTAAATGGCATCTTTATAAAGCGAAACAAATTCTTCCTAACTATCTTCCTGTATATGAAGCTATTTCAAAATTAAAAAAAGAAACCATTAAATAG
- a CDS encoding Eco57I restriction-modification methylase domain-containing protein — protein MEKTIQTVLKQMKSLDQSESDHIIELCKIFFLKYFGKNILNQLGMNVDEKLHEKIQWDTINDSYFNFTIFSKEYEKTISSKQKEKTGSFYTPDYIVDYIVEGSLLYYFEKKTGCVKEKIKEFLKGKEVLEKKEIEDLLYWIDKVKIIDIACGTGLFLIGSFQKIFKYKKRIYESLCKKTDDFLIKKYIVENNLFGVDIQKNPIIISKLVLFSLVYANEKRFIQILPRFNMIQADSLTEDAILKWGKFHIVLGNPPYFGEKGNKSIFDSAKETSFGKKYYEGKMDYFYFFIYRAMEILENNGILSYITTNYFLTADGACKLRNFIQENTTFLQIINFNEYEIFKSAKGQHNMIFFLSKGYDEFCPIQIQYIMEKNMSSQEIYDHLDHYKSEKIKKYTLDDQRDIYGQNGHIFIEENNDYKAVLEKIYKKSACNLESLCHINQGIVSGADKVTKEMLQTKISPKELQNRNMIMGQGIFVLSKEEVISLGLLQSSYIKPMYKNSDIQRYKANINTDKYILYILDDTFIKTQRCEKILQYLLKYKPILEKRRETLKGTRKWYALQWPRKQEIFEKEKIIVPQRAKKNKFAFHNGSWYASADVYFLTKKDKNIDLKVLLGLLNSKIMYFWLYNRGKRKGQFLELYATPLKHIPILWPINTKDAQRIKYFTNKMIGKGENHIEQQNIDQIFYRLYDFTQREIKMVEDLYGRNMRK, from the coding sequence ATGGAAAAAACAATACAGACTGTACTTAAACAAATGAAATCTTTAGATCAAAGTGAGTCTGATCATATTATAGAGTTATGTAAAATATTTTTTTTAAAATATTTTGGAAAAAATATTTTAAATCAATTAGGAATGAATGTAGATGAAAAATTACACGAGAAAATTCAATGGGATACAATAAATGATTCATATTTTAATTTTACTATTTTTAGTAAGGAGTATGAAAAAACTATTTCTTCTAAACAAAAGGAAAAAACAGGAAGTTTTTATACTCCGGATTATATAGTAGACTATATAGTAGAAGGAAGTTTATTATATTATTTTGAAAAGAAAACAGGATGTGTAAAAGAAAAGATAAAGGAATTCTTAAAAGGAAAAGAAGTATTAGAAAAAAAAGAAATAGAAGATCTTCTCTATTGGATCGATAAAGTGAAAATTATTGATATTGCTTGTGGAACAGGACTTTTTTTGATAGGATCTTTTCAAAAAATATTTAAATATAAGAAAAGAATTTATGAATCATTATGTAAAAAAACAGATGATTTTTTAATAAAAAAATATATTGTAGAAAATAATTTGTTTGGAGTAGATATTCAAAAAAATCCTATAATCATTTCAAAATTGGTACTGTTTTCTTTGGTGTATGCAAATGAAAAAAGGTTTATACAAATTTTACCTCGTTTCAATATGATACAAGCAGATAGTTTAACAGAAGATGCTATTCTAAAATGGGGAAAATTTCATATTGTATTAGGCAATCCACCTTATTTTGGGGAGAAAGGGAATAAATCAATTTTTGATTCAGCAAAAGAGACTTCCTTTGGGAAGAAATATTATGAAGGAAAGATGGATTATTTTTATTTCTTTATTTATAGAGCAATGGAGATTTTAGAAAATAATGGAATACTTTCTTATATCACTACCAATTACTTCCTAACAGCAGATGGGGCTTGTAAATTAAGAAATTTTATACAAGAAAATACTACCTTTTTGCAAATTATTAATTTTAATGAATATGAAATTTTTAAGTCTGCTAAGGGACAACATAATATGATATTTTTTCTTTCAAAAGGATATGATGAATTTTGTCCTATTCAAATTCAATATATAATGGAAAAAAATATGAGTTCACAGGAAATTTATGACCATCTTGATCATTATAAAAGTGAAAAAATCAAAAAGTATACATTGGATGACCAAAGGGATATTTATGGGCAAAATGGACATATTTTTATAGAAGAAAATAATGATTATAAAGCTGTTTTAGAAAAAATATATAAAAAGTCTGCTTGTAATTTAGAGTCATTATGTCATATTAATCAAGGAATTGTCAGCGGAGCAGATAAAGTGACAAAAGAAATGTTACAAACAAAAATTTCTCCTAAAGAGTTACAAAATAGAAATATGATAATGGGTCAAGGCATATTTGTACTTTCTAAAGAAGAGGTCATTTCTTTAGGCCTTTTACAATCTTCTTATATAAAGCCTATGTATAAAAATAGTGACATACAAAGATATAAAGCAAATATCAATACTGATAAATATATTTTATATATTTTAGATGACACCTTTATCAAAACACAAAGATGTGAAAAAATTTTACAATATCTCTTGAAATATAAGCCCATACTAGAAAAAAGAAGAGAGACTCTTAAAGGAACTCGAAAATGGTATGCTCTTCAGTGGCCAAGAAAACAGGAAATATTTGAAAAAGAAAAAATTATTGTTCCTCAAAGAGCCAAAAAGAATAAATTTGCTTTTCATAATGGTTCATGGTATGCTAGTGCAGATGTGTATTTCTTGACAAAAAAAGATAAGAATATAGATTTAAAAGTATTATTAGGGTTGTTAAATTCTAAGATTATGTACTTTTGGCTTTATAATAGAGGCAAAAGAAAAGGGCAGTTTTTAGAACTCTATGCAACACCCCTAAAACATATACCTATTCTTTGGCCAATCAATACAAAAGATGCTCAAAGGATAAAGTATTTTACAAACAAAATGATTGGAAAAGGTGAAAATCATATAGAACAACAAAATATAGATCAAATTTTTTATAGACTTTATGATTTTACTCAAAGAGAAATAAAAATGGTAGAGGATTTGTATGGTAGAAATATGAGAAAATGA
- a CDS encoding alanyl-tRNA editing protein — translation MTKKLFYDNIYLKEFTANIVHYEEKNESFHIVLDQTAFYPQGNEQPSDIGTVDDIFVSYVYEKDHQIYHVVDKKPQQSQNLKCSINWENRFDHMQQHLGQHILSACFEELLNVKTIDFHLNKNFSTIDVAINPLSQAQAKRVEYFANQIVFNNFHIKQYYPSVEQIEKMPLRKAPSIQKNIRIVEIDKFDFSPCNGIHPSHTGEVGIIKIIKLEDHKDYTRIEFVCGNRALQDYHLKNEMIHKISNLLSIREKDIFIYLQKIVRDDHLQKKECL, via the coding sequence TTGACGAAAAAATTGTTCTATGACAATATCTATCTAAAAGAATTTACAGCCAATATTGTTCATTACGAAGAAAAAAATGAATCTTTTCATATAGTTTTAGATCAAACAGCCTTTTATCCCCAAGGAAATGAGCAACCTAGTGATATAGGTACTGTAGACGATATTTTTGTTTCTTATGTCTATGAAAAAGATCATCAAATTTATCATGTAGTAGATAAAAAGCCACAACAAAGTCAGAATTTAAAATGTAGTATCAACTGGGAAAATAGGTTTGACCATATGCAACAGCATCTAGGACAACATATTTTATCTGCATGCTTTGAAGAATTATTAAATGTCAAAACAATTGATTTTCATTTGAACAAAAACTTTAGTACCATAGATGTAGCCATCAATCCATTATCTCAAGCACAAGCTAAGAGAGTAGAGTATTTTGCAAATCAAATTGTTTTTAATAACTTCCATATTAAACAATATTATCCTTCTGTTGAGCAAATTGAAAAAATGCCCTTAAGAAAAGCTCCTTCGATTCAAAAAAATATTAGAATCGTCGAAATTGACAAATTTGATTTTTCTCCATGTAATGGAATCCATCCTTCTCATACTGGAGAAGTAGGAATCATCAAAATTATAAAGTTAGAAGATCACAAAGATTATACCCGTATAGAATTTGTTTGTGGAAATCGTGCTCTACAAGACTATCACTTAAAAAACGAAATGATCCATAAAATATCCAATCTTTTGTCTATCCGAGAAAAAGATATTTTTATTTATTTACAAAAAATAGTTAGGGATGATCATCTCCAAAAAAAAGAGTGTCTATAA
- a CDS encoding ATP-binding protein, which yields MNQFKKYILFSLSVAAFGEIYFYPFSSSLRFSAGIIALNVTILVTKEISPFLICLFSGIVVLIQRSLLDLLFYHMSLQNIFVAHGPSIIYYLIYGTFISIFHIQQRKNQLIIPIIGLAFSDILSNISETLVRHDQILYPILQIIILVGVARSIIAYLIYFFYKKQELFLLTHEHKKRYTQLNLLVSDIQAEMFYLKKSTHDIENIMKQSYNLYEASKDNKDIKDQTLNIAREIHEIKKDYYRVLHGFESFLNTFEKNDTMMLEDMFIIIRENTYRYLKTNHLHISMEFSYEENFKMHKYFHLFTILNNLIINSIDACEKYGKIQVFQKRDIDHIIFQVIDNGEGIDEDILPYIFNPGFTTKYDKNSGNPSTGIGLSHVKNIINELQGQIHVRSELKIGTTFQIILPKKILIEG from the coding sequence ATGAATCAATTCAAGAAATATATTCTTTTTTCTTTATCTGTAGCAGCTTTTGGAGAAATTTATTTTTATCCTTTTAGTAGTTCTTTAAGATTTTCCGCAGGAATTATTGCTTTAAATGTAACCATCTTAGTTACTAAAGAAATTTCTCCTTTTCTAATATGTTTATTTTCAGGAATTGTGGTTTTAATACAAAGAAGTTTATTGGATCTATTATTTTATCATATGTCTTTACAAAATATTTTTGTTGCGCATGGACCTTCTATTATTTATTATCTTATATATGGAACTTTTATCTCTATTTTTCATATTCAACAAAGAAAAAATCAACTTATCATTCCTATTATAGGTTTAGCTTTTAGTGATATACTAAGTAATATATCAGAAACCTTAGTCAGACATGATCAAATTCTTTATCCCATTCTCCAAATTATTATTTTAGTTGGCGTAGCTAGAAGTATTATTGCTTATTTGATTTACTTTTTCTATAAAAAACAAGAACTTTTCTTACTAACCCATGAACATAAAAAAAGATATACTCAACTCAATCTATTGGTTTCTGATATTCAAGCTGAAATGTTTTATCTTAAAAAATCTACTCATGATATTGAAAATATTATGAAACAAAGCTATAACCTATATGAAGCATCTAAAGACAACAAAGATATAAAAGATCAGACTTTAAATATTGCTAGGGAAATTCACGAAATCAAAAAAGATTATTATAGAGTTTTACATGGCTTTGAAAGTTTTTTAAATACATTTGAAAAAAATGATACTATGATGCTTGAAGATATGTTTATAATTATTCGCGAAAATACTTATCGTTATTTAAAAACAAATCATCTTCATATCTCTATGGAATTTAGTTATGAAGAAAATTTTAAAATGCATAAATATTTTCATTTATTTACAATACTCAATAATTTAATTATCAATTCTATAGATGCCTGCGAAAAATATGGAAAAATTCAAGTTTTCCAAAAAAGAGATATAGATCACATTATATTTCAAGTCATAGATAATGGAGAAGGTATTGACGAGGATATTCTTCCTTATATCTTTAATCCTGGCTTTACAACAAAATATGACAAAAACTCTGGAAATCCATCTACAGGAATTGGCCTTTCTCATGTGAAAAATATTATAAACGAATTACAAGGCCAAATTCATGTAAGATCTGAATTAAAAATAGGAACAACGTTTCAAATTATATTACCAAAAAAAATATTAATTGAGGGATGA
- a CDS encoding response regulator, translating into MKNTFLIIDDDINIRKMLKYLIIKNDLGNVLEELDRGEDAPEEIVFYQPDIVLIDFLLPQKDGIEIIQTSKALGYRGKFIMISQVEDAHMISKAYENGILFFIHKPLNQIEALNVIQGVCHNIELERSVALIKDAVFHIEKSKPIEPQFNWKKQIDDIFTDIGIIGELGYNDLIELISQVISYNKKNISGSYQLQDIYRKIAEKKNMMYNSSVYARTIEQRIRRTILKALENIATLGHDDYYNNKFIEYSSSLFDFKQVKQEIRHIQNSKEDRGKISVKKFIEGIVSRLNI; encoded by the coding sequence ATGAAGAATACTTTTTTAATTATTGACGATGATATTAATATAAGAAAAATGCTAAAATATTTGATTATAAAAAATGATTTAGGAAATGTATTAGAGGAACTAGACCGTGGAGAGGATGCACCTGAAGAAATCGTGTTTTATCAACCTGATATTGTACTTATTGATTTTTTACTTCCTCAAAAAGATGGAATTGAAATTATACAAACTTCTAAAGCTTTAGGATATAGAGGAAAATTTATTATGATTTCCCAAGTGGAAGATGCACATATGATTTCAAAAGCTTATGAGAATGGAATTTTATTTTTTATTCATAAACCTCTCAATCAAATTGAAGCATTAAATGTTATTCAAGGAGTTTGTCATAATATTGAATTAGAAAGATCTGTAGCACTCATTAAAGATGCTGTTTTTCATATAGAAAAATCAAAACCAATAGAACCTCAATTTAATTGGAAAAAACAAATAGATGATATCTTTACAGATATAGGTATTATAGGTGAATTAGGATATAATGATTTAATTGAACTCATTAGTCAAGTGATTTCATATAATAAAAAAAATATTTCAGGAAGTTACCAATTGCAAGATATCTATCGTAAAATCGCTGAGAAAAAAAATATGATGTATAATTCTTCTGTCTATGCAAGAACAATTGAACAAAGAATCAGAAGAACGATTCTTAAGGCATTAGAGAATATTGCAACACTCGGTCATGATGATTATTATAACAATAAATTCATTGAATACAGCTCATCTTTATTTGACTTCAAACAAGTCAAGCAAGAAATTAGACATATACAAAACTCAAAAGAGGACAGAGGAAAAATTAGTGTAAAAAAGTTTATAGAAGGAATAGTTTCTAGATTGAATATTTAA
- the gltS gene encoding sodium/glutamate symporter yields the protein MVLKLDIIQSVALAVIILFLGHAIRRKVNVLSRFCIPAPVIGGLIFAITALILKQANILEFEIDTTLQTVLMTAFFTTVGFTASFKLLKKGGLQVLLFLLLAVILVCLQNVIGVSLAKVFHLDTLIGLSTGSVPMTGGHGTSGGFGPVFEEAGAIGATTVAMASATFGLIMGSMLGGPIAKRLIEKNNLLTSTNKKANAEVASSEEKTQELIPKNFSLAASQIILAMGIGTIISMFIQKTGMTFPPYIGAMLAAAIIRNISDFTHSYKVPTIEIDLLGSIALSLFLSMALMGLKLWQLADLAVPMLIMLIAQTVLMAFFAYFVTFNIMGRNYDAAILAGGHCGFGMGATPNAIANMEAITSNFGPAPTPFFVIPLVGSLFIDFFNGAIITIFMNVFH from the coding sequence ATGGTACTAAAACTGGATATAATTCAATCGGTAGCCCTGGCAGTAATCATTTTATTCTTAGGACACGCAATCCGAAGAAAAGTAAATGTACTATCAAGATTTTGCATCCCCGCACCTGTAATCGGTGGTTTGATCTTTGCAATAACAGCTTTAATCTTAAAGCAAGCTAATATTTTAGAATTTGAAATCGATACCACTCTTCAAACTGTATTAATGACAGCATTTTTTACAACAGTAGGTTTTACAGCTAGTTTCAAATTATTGAAAAAAGGTGGACTTCAAGTTCTATTATTTTTACTCCTTGCAGTTATTTTAGTCTGTCTCCAAAATGTAATTGGTGTCAGCCTTGCAAAGGTTTTCCACCTAGATACTTTAATCGGACTTTCAACAGGATCTGTTCCTATGACAGGAGGACATGGAACTTCTGGTGGTTTTGGTCCTGTATTTGAAGAAGCAGGCGCTATCGGTGCTACGACAGTTGCTATGGCTTCTGCAACCTTTGGTTTAATTATGGGAAGTATGTTAGGAGGTCCTATTGCTAAAAGATTAATTGAAAAAAATAATCTTTTAACTTCTACAAACAAAAAAGCTAATGCAGAAGTTGCTTCGTCAGAAGAAAAGACTCAAGAATTAATTCCTAAAAATTTCTCTTTAGCTGCATCTCAAATTATTTTAGCAATGGGTATTGGTACAATTATTTCAATGTTTATACAAAAAACAGGTATGACTTTCCCACCTTATATAGGCGCTATGTTAGCAGCTGCTATTATAAGAAATATATCAGATTTTACTCATTCTTATAAAGTACCAACTATAGAAATCGATCTATTAGGAAGTATTGCATTATCTCTTTTCTTATCTATGGCTTTAATGGGATTAAAATTATGGCAATTGGCTGATCTAGCTGTCCCTATGCTAATCATGTTAATCGCTCAAACTGTACTCATGGCTTTCTTTGCATACTTTGTAACTTTCAATATTATGGGAAGAAATTATGATGCAGCAATTCTAGCAGGAGGTCATTGTGGATTTGGTATGGGTGCTACTCCAAATGCCATTGCAAATATGGAAGCTATTACAAGCAATTTTGGTCCAGCTCCAACTCCTTTCTTTGTTATTCCTCTTGTAGGAAGTTTATTTATCGACTTCTTTAATGGAGCAATCATTACCATATTCATGAATGTATTCCATTAA
- the nadE gene encoding NAD(+) synthase, whose product MDKDIQQKIDQTVKWLQNQVEESKTNGLVVGISGGIDSAVVAYLIKKAFPKNSLGVILPCKSSPKDKEDAILVAQGCNIEYVELDLSAVHDILLDNIVGTMRNKNILRNEKSLQLSDANLRARLRMSSIYCVANTLNYLVVGTDNAAEIYTGYFTKYGDGGVDILPIAHLQKKEVYEWAKYMGVPESVINRPPSAGLWEGQTDENEMGTTYDKIDAFLEGKSIPKEDEEIIQRLHTRSEHKRMTPAVPPIF is encoded by the coding sequence ATGGATAAGGATATACAACAAAAGATTGATCAAACAGTAAAGTGGCTTCAAAATCAAGTAGAAGAATCAAAAACCAATGGACTTGTTGTAGGCATATCTGGAGGAATTGATTCAGCAGTAGTTGCCTATTTAATAAAAAAAGCATTTCCTAAAAATTCTTTAGGTGTAATTCTTCCTTGTAAAAGTAGTCCAAAGGATAAAGAAGATGCTATATTAGTTGCACAAGGATGTAACATAGAATATGTGGAATTAGACCTAAGTGCAGTTCATGATATTTTGTTAGATAATATTGTAGGCACTATGAGAAATAAAAATATATTAAGAAATGAAAAAAGTCTACAATTAAGTGATGCAAACCTTAGGGCTAGATTGCGTATGAGTTCAATTTATTGTGTAGCCAATACACTAAATTATTTAGTGGTTGGAACAGATAATGCAGCTGAAATTTATACAGGGTATTTTACAAAATATGGAGATGGAGGAGTAGATATTTTACCTATTGCACATCTTCAAAAAAAAGAAGTATATGAATGGGCAAAATATATGGGTGTTCCTGAAAGTGTAATTAATCGTCCGCCATCAGCAGGTCTTTGGGAAGGACAAACAGACGAAAACGAAATGGGAACTACTTATGATAAAATAGATGCATTCTTAGAGGGTAAAAGTATTCCAAAGGAAGATGAGGAAATCATACAAAGATTACATACACGTTCTGAGCATAAAAGAATGACTCCGGCAGTACCTCCTATTTTTTAG
- the cysK gene encoding cysteine synthase A, with translation MKIANSIIELIGNTPIIKLNKLVGKDDADIYLKLESFNPGSSIKDRVALNMIEVAEREGDLKEGSVIVEPTSGNTGIGLAMIGASKGYKVILVMPETMSIERRKLLKAFGAEIVLTDGNLGMKGAIDRANEIVNQNPSYFMPQQFENTSNPQAHRKTTALEILEQMDNDFDMFISAVGTGGTLTGIGEVLKQEMKEVKVVAVEPKNSAVLSGQNPGPHKIQGIGAGFIPKILNTDVIDEIVQVEDEDALQTARLTAKEEGILVGISSGAAIYGAIKKAKELGAGKKIVVITPDYGERYLSTDLFDFEA, from the coding sequence ATGAAAATAGCAAATAGTATTATAGAATTGATAGGAAATACACCTATCATAAAGTTAAATAAGCTTGTTGGGAAAGATGATGCAGATATTTATTTGAAGCTTGAATCCTTTAATCCAGGAAGTAGTATAAAAGATAGAGTAGCTCTTAATATGATTGAAGTGGCTGAAAGGGAAGGAGATTTAAAAGAAGGTTCTGTAATAGTAGAGCCTACAAGTGGAAATACAGGAATAGGACTTGCTATGATCGGAGCTTCAAAGGGATATAAAGTAATACTTGTAATGCCAGAAACTATGAGTATAGAAAGAAGAAAGCTTTTAAAAGCATTTGGTGCAGAAATTGTGCTTACAGATGGAAATTTAGGAATGAAAGGGGCTATTGATCGAGCAAATGAAATTGTAAATCAAAATCCGTCTTATTTTATGCCCCAACAATTTGAAAATACATCAAACCCACAAGCTCATAGAAAGACTACTGCTCTTGAGATTCTAGAGCAAATGGATAATGATTTTGATATGTTTATATCTGCAGTAGGAACGGGAGGTACTCTTACAGGAATTGGAGAAGTACTTAAACAAGAAATGAAAGAAGTAAAGGTAGTAGCAGTTGAACCTAAAAATTCAGCAGTGCTTTCAGGTCAAAATCCAGGACCTCATAAAATTCAAGGAATAGGCGCAGGTTTTATTCCTAAAATTTTAAATACAGATGTGATTGATGAAATTGTTCAGGTAGAAGATGAAGATGCTTTACAAACAGCGAGACTAACAGCTAAAGAAGAAGGTATTTTGGTAGGTATTTCATCGGGAGCAGCTATTTATGGAGCTATCAAAAAGGCCAAAGAATTAGGAGCAGGAAAGAAAATAGTTGTGATTACTCCAGATTATGGAGAAAGGTATTTAAGTACAGATTTATTTGATTTTGAGGCATAG
- a CDS encoding sulfite exporter TauE/SafE family protein — protein sequence MKKNLFTFRFIVLGILTGILNGLFGSGGGTILILGLLFILDIDQHKAHATSISVILPLAIVSAYIYLRNGMIAWDITKKVILGGIIGGYIGAKLLSKIPEKYLRKIFALFMIVAAVRMVFSC from the coding sequence ATGAAAAAAAACTTATTTACTTTTAGATTTATTGTATTGGGTATTCTTACTGGTATACTCAATGGACTTTTTGGATCTGGTGGAGGTACTATATTAATTTTAGGGCTACTTTTTATACTAGATATTGATCAACATAAAGCTCATGCAACATCTATATCTGTAATTTTACCCCTTGCCATTGTCAGTGCTTATATATATCTAAGGAATGGTATGATTGCTTGGGATATTACAAAAAAAGTAATTTTAGGTGGGATTATTGGAGGATATATAGGCGCAAAACTTCTTTCTAAAATTCCTGAAAAATATCTTAGAAAAATATTTGCTTTATTTATGATTGTAGCCGCTGTAAGGATGGTGTTCTCATGTTAA
- a CDS encoding sulfite exporter TauE/SafE family protein translates to MLICIGLLSGIIGGMGIGGGTILIPSLIFFTSLTQQQAQSVNLISFIPVASVALITHLKNKNVETKLSLPLIGLGVIGAILGSFLAIHLSSMLLRKLFGVFLFLMGIYEFFYKDKSRN, encoded by the coding sequence ATGTTAATATGTATAGGACTGTTATCTGGAATCATAGGAGGTATGGGGATTGGAGGTGGAACCATCTTGATTCCTTCTTTAATATTTTTTACTTCTCTTACACAACAACAAGCACAAAGTGTAAATCTCATCTCCTTTATTCCCGTAGCATCTGTTGCTCTAATCACTCATCTAAAAAACAAAAACGTTGAAACAAAATTGTCCCTTCCTTTAATAGGATTAGGAGTTATAGGTGCTATTTTAGGGTCTTTTTTAGCTATTCATCTTTCATCTATGCTTTTAAGAAAATTATTTGGAGTCTTTTTATTCTTAATGGGAATCTATGAATTTTTTTATAAAGATAAAAGTCGCAACTAA